From a region of the uncultured Desulfatiglans sp. genome:
- a CDS encoding DEAD/DEAH box helicase, with the protein MSLSLIIEYIKQHPDFRDAFVHHRYLPAQEAVYGEAPPLPPELAAVPERLGITRLYCHQSEALRLLDEGRSVVVATPTASGKTLVYILAVLKSLLGDPESRHLYLSPLKALARDQIKQLAPWFGGALGPSVRAEVYDGDTSAYARKKIRSAPPEVLLTNPDMLHRGILAYHESWKELFSRLRYVILDEVHAYRGIFGSHVNQIIRRLKRVSLSYGARPRFILLSATVHNPAEFSRDLIGEDVAVVDAAGAPRAGQHVVLLNPLAESPSFLSAKLFAECIRRGRRTIAFTQARVLTELMHVWVTQLCPELKDRVSSYRAGFMPEERRVIERQLARGKLLGVISTSALEMGIDIGNLDVCILVGYPGTMINTWQRGGRVGRAGRESLIVLFAKPDALDQYFMKHPEAFFERSFEAAVLDPDNAYVVDKHLPCAAAELPVTLEDCAYWGEGLPDRLDKLEQAGELVRSVDDPPTWFPGRRTPHLQVDIRSAGEPFTIFDAATGEAVGTIDGIRAFKECHPGAVYLHRASQYLVDDLILSKRDIVAHREQLKYYTRARSEKETEILRIQRSKPAGQFIVRQGELKVTEVVTGFEKRAMPGQTLMGVYPLELPPTTFETVGFWIEIDAVIKDFVERKGLHFMGGIHAIEHASIGMFPLFALCDRNDVGGICYPHHPQVGKSAVFIYDGHPGGVGLAQRGFDMVMPLLEKTYEHVRDCGCEDGCPSCIHSPKCGSGNKPLDKAAALLILEGLIGRIPLSDMSAPGEEEEPAPAEAVEPAPDQEPRRGPRVLYLDLETRKTAQEVGGWRNTHLMRVAVAVVFDSGLDRFAVYREEELDALIAHLQEAELIVGFNILRFDYTVLGAYTNIDLRALPTFDILEDLHRRIGFRLGLGHLAAETLESGKTADGLQAVEWFRRGEWERLTEYCQNDVAVTRDLFRFGLEHGHLIYREKREQRRVRLPVDWSLEDLLKRSSESPAAP; encoded by the coding sequence TTGAGCCTTTCCCTCATCATCGAGTACATAAAGCAGCACCCGGATTTCAGGGACGCCTTCGTTCATCACCGGTATCTTCCTGCCCAGGAGGCGGTTTACGGAGAGGCTCCCCCGCTTCCGCCGGAGCTGGCCGCGGTGCCGGAGCGCCTTGGGATTACGCGGCTCTACTGCCACCAGTCCGAGGCCTTGCGCCTTCTCGATGAAGGAAGGAGCGTTGTCGTCGCCACCCCTACGGCGAGCGGCAAAACCTTGGTCTACATCCTCGCGGTGCTCAAAAGCCTCCTCGGTGATCCGGAATCCCGTCATCTTTACCTCTCCCCGTTGAAGGCCCTCGCACGCGATCAGATCAAACAGCTCGCCCCCTGGTTCGGGGGCGCCCTCGGCCCGTCCGTCCGCGCAGAGGTCTATGACGGGGACACCAGCGCCTACGCGCGCAAGAAGATCCGGTCCGCGCCTCCGGAGGTGCTTCTCACGAACCCCGACATGCTCCACCGGGGGATCCTGGCCTACCACGAGTCCTGGAAGGAGCTTTTCAGCCGCCTCCGCTACGTGATCCTCGACGAGGTCCACGCCTACCGCGGCATATTCGGGTCCCATGTGAACCAGATCATCCGTCGCTTGAAGCGGGTGAGCCTGAGTTACGGCGCACGCCCGCGCTTCATCCTGCTTTCGGCGACGGTGCACAACCCTGCGGAGTTCAGCCGAGACCTCATCGGAGAGGACGTGGCGGTGGTGGATGCCGCGGGCGCCCCACGGGCGGGGCAGCACGTCGTGCTTCTCAATCCGCTCGCCGAGAGCCCGAGCTTTCTCTCGGCGAAGCTCTTCGCCGAGTGCATCCGACGGGGCCGCCGCACCATCGCTTTCACCCAGGCGCGGGTTTTGACGGAGCTCATGCACGTCTGGGTTACGCAGCTCTGCCCGGAGCTGAAGGACCGGGTGAGCAGCTATCGGGCTGGGTTCATGCCCGAAGAGCGGCGGGTGATCGAACGTCAGCTCGCGCGCGGAAAGCTCCTCGGCGTGATTTCCACGAGCGCCCTCGAGATGGGGATCGACATCGGCAACCTCGACGTCTGCATCCTCGTCGGCTACCCCGGTACCATGATCAACACCTGGCAGCGCGGCGGCAGGGTGGGGCGGGCCGGCCGCGAGTCCCTGATCGTCCTCTTCGCCAAGCCCGACGCCCTCGACCAGTACTTCATGAAGCACCCGGAGGCCTTCTTCGAACGGTCCTTCGAGGCCGCGGTCCTCGACCCCGACAACGCCTACGTAGTGGACAAACACCTCCCCTGCGCCGCGGCCGAGCTCCCGGTCACGCTCGAAGATTGCGCCTATTGGGGCGAAGGCCTCCCCGACCGCCTCGACAAGCTGGAGCAGGCCGGGGAGCTGGTGCGGAGCGTCGACGACCCGCCCACCTGGTTCCCGGGCCGGCGCACCCCGCACCTGCAGGTGGACATCCGCTCCGCGGGGGAGCCGTTCACCATCTTCGACGCAGCGACCGGCGAGGCCGTGGGGACCATCGACGGGATCCGTGCCTTCAAGGAGTGCCACCCCGGGGCGGTCTACCTCCACCGGGCCTCGCAGTACCTGGTGGACGACCTGATCCTCTCGAAGCGCGACATCGTGGCCCACCGGGAGCAGCTCAAGTATTACACCCGCGCCCGGAGCGAAAAGGAGACGGAGATTCTCCGCATCCAGCGGAGCAAGCCGGCCGGGCAGTTCATCGTCCGGCAGGGGGAATTGAAGGTGACCGAGGTCGTGACGGGCTTCGAGAAGCGCGCCATGCCCGGCCAGACCCTGATGGGCGTCTACCCCCTGGAACTGCCCCCCACGACCTTCGAGACCGTCGGCTTCTGGATCGAGATCGATGCGGTGATCAAGGATTTCGTGGAGCGGAAGGGGCTCCATTTTATGGGCGGGATCCACGCGATCGAGCATGCGTCGATCGGCATGTTTCCGCTCTTCGCCCTCTGCGACCGGAACGATGTCGGCGGCATCTGCTATCCCCACCACCCGCAGGTGGGGAAGAGCGCCGTCTTCATCTACGACGGCCATCCGGGCGGTGTGGGGCTGGCCCAGCGCGGCTTCGACATGGTCATGCCCCTCCTCGAGAAGACCTACGAGCACGTCCGGGACTGCGGCTGCGAGGATGGGTGCCCGTCCTGCATCCATTCGCCGAAGTGCGGGAGCGGCAACAAGCCGCTCGACAAGGCGGCCGCGCTCCTGATCCTCGAAGGCCTCATCGGGCGCATCCCCCTGAGCGACATGTCGGCCCCCGGGGAGGAAGAAGAACCCGCCCCCGCCGAGGCCGTCGAACCCGCGCCTGACCAGGAGCCGCGGCGCGGGCCCCGTGTCCTCTACCTCGACCTCGAGACCCGGAAGACCGCCCAGGAGGTCGGAGGCTGGCGGAACACCCATCTCATGCGGGTCGCGGTGGCGGTGGTGTTCGACTCAGGCCTCGACCGCTTCGCGGTCTACCGGGAAGAAGAGTTGGACGCGCTCATCGCGCACCTCCAGGAGGCCGAGCTCATCGTCGGGTTCAACATCCTCCGCTTCGACTACACGGTGCTCGGCGCCTACACGAACATCGACCTCAGGGCTCTGCCGACCTTCGACATCCTGGAAGACCTTCATCGCCGTATCGGGTTCCGTTTAGGCCTGGGCCATCTGGCGGCCGAGACGCTCGAGTCCGGCAAGACCGCCGACGGTCTTCAGGCCGTGGAGTGGTTCCGGCGGGGCGAGTGGGAAAGACTGACTGAATATTGTCAAAACGATGTGGCGGTGACCCGCGATCTCTTTCGATTCGGCCTCGAACACGGGCATTTGATCTACCGCGAAAAGAGGGAGCAGCGCCGGGTGAGGCTGCCGGTGGACTGGAGCCTCGAGGATCTGCTGAAACGCAGCTCGGAATCCCCCGCTGCCCCCTGA
- a CDS encoding conserved hypothetical protein (Evidence 4 : Unknown function but conserved in other organisms), with product MMDIKEEHKALLRGMGLEDEDFALFDGKWVNYEIDPEKGARIYDPYYRTHYNEYIGIDGWSAWSSENDTFMTDILKPAWEEAERRMAASPRPGDKEIADALRAKFGAKTEADEQ from the coding sequence ATGATGGATATCAAAGAAGAACACAAGGCCCTGCTGCGCGGTATGGGGCTCGAAGACGAGGATTTCGCCCTTTTCGACGGCAAATGGGTGAACTACGAGATCGACCCGGAAAAGGGCGCCAGGATCTATGACCCCTATTATCGCACCCATTACAACGAATATATCGGGATCGACGGGTGGAGCGCCTGGAGCAGCGAGAACGACACCTTCATGACAGACATCCTGAAGCCTGCCTGGGAAGAGGCCGAGCGGCGTATGGCTGCAAGCCCCAGGCCCGGCGACAAGGAAATCGCCGATGCCCTGCGCGCGAAGTTCGGGGCGAAGACCGAAGCAGACGAGCAATAG
- a CDS encoding conserved hypothetical protein (Evidence 4 : Unknown function but conserved in other organisms) translates to MKAFECRLCGTCCYGKGGIVVKDEEARRIAGYLRLSEAAFRDRYCETLHGRTYLKCGDDGYCIFFDREKMCLIHPVKPARCTLWPFFPANVKDPQAWELAKDACPGISRECTHEEFVAQARIEAPQAFTEPLVEPLEPKP, encoded by the coding sequence ATGAAGGCATTCGAATGCCGCTTGTGCGGCACCTGCTGCTATGGCAAAGGCGGCATCGTGGTGAAGGATGAAGAAGCCCGCCGTATCGCAGGTTACCTGAGGCTCTCCGAGGCGGCGTTTCGGGACCGGTACTGTGAGACCCTGCATGGCCGAACCTATCTCAAGTGCGGAGACGACGGCTACTGCATCTTTTTCGACCGGGAAAAGATGTGCCTCATCCACCCGGTCAAACCGGCCCGCTGCACCCTCTGGCCGTTTTTCCCGGCCAACGTGAAGGACCCCCAGGCCTGGGAACTCGCCAAAGACGCCTGCCCGGGGATCAGCCGCGAGTGCACCCATGAAGAGTTCGTCGCCCAGGCCCGCATCGAGGCCCCCCAGGCCTTCACCGAGCCCCTCGTCGAGCCGCTCGAGCCCAAGCCATGA
- a CDS encoding ABC transporter, ATP-binding protein yields MSLVTVMNLSLTFLNRPLFEGVGFSVESGDRIGLVGPNGSGKSTLLRLITGEMAPDEGEIRIARGTLLGYLPQDVQESLSGSLLQAVIDSVPQRRQLRADVQEAEAALRGAVEPAEQARSAERLAELHGRIDHLEQTYPLHEAEKILIGLGFKQEEFSQPIASLSGGWKMRAALAGLLYQRPDLLLLDEPTNHLDIPSVHWLEQFLQSYSGAMVLVSHDREFLNRQVKRIMSFETEGMRVYSGDYDFYLKAREEEERALEAKARNQEQKVKEAQRFIERFQAKASKARQAQSKLKLVQKMEIVKTHKRTKTIHFTFPAPPQSGREVLRIEGLSKRFGPKTLYRDVNLRVMRGERIAVIGPNGCGKTTLLKMIAGELPPDEGGIALGHNVEMGYFAQHHSDTLDPRKSVLEEVYTVVPHETVSFVRNVCGAFLFSGSDVDKPIEVLSGGERARVALAKLLVKPGNLMVMDEPSNHLDITSSEKLIDALSGYQGTLLFVSHNQSFVNRLATKIWDVGPQGVEEYPGNLTEYYEHLERLEKAAQTSGSAAAAAPQNGAPATLQAPEPSNGRARPNRKDLKRERAERRRVISEKLRPIETDLARIETRITELEALQADAEKRLADPEVFKDKIEGVRLLTQYNQARRDLADLLERWEARQEELESAKAELGVLEEA; encoded by the coding sequence ATGAGCCTGGTTACAGTCATGAATCTCTCTTTGACGTTTCTCAATCGGCCCCTATTCGAAGGGGTCGGTTTTTCGGTGGAATCCGGGGACCGGATCGGCCTGGTTGGGCCGAACGGGTCCGGAAAGTCCACCCTTCTCCGGCTCATCACCGGTGAGATGGCGCCCGATGAGGGTGAGATCCGCATCGCCAGGGGGACGCTGCTCGGATATCTTCCGCAGGATGTTCAGGAGAGCCTCTCGGGTTCACTTCTGCAAGCGGTGATCGACTCCGTGCCACAGCGCAGGCAGCTGCGGGCGGACGTCCAGGAGGCGGAGGCCGCCCTGCGCGGTGCCGTTGAGCCCGCCGAACAGGCCCGGTCGGCCGAACGGTTGGCCGAACTCCACGGACGGATCGACCACCTCGAACAGACGTATCCCCTGCACGAGGCAGAGAAGATCCTGATTGGCCTCGGCTTCAAACAGGAGGAGTTTTCGCAGCCTATCGCCTCCCTCAGCGGCGGGTGGAAGATGCGGGCGGCGCTGGCAGGCCTTCTCTACCAGAGGCCGGACCTCCTCCTCCTCGACGAACCCACGAACCACCTGGACATCCCATCGGTTCACTGGCTGGAGCAATTCCTGCAATCCTACTCCGGCGCCATGGTCCTGGTGAGTCATGACCGGGAGTTCTTGAACCGGCAGGTCAAGCGCATCATGAGCTTCGAAACTGAGGGCATGCGCGTCTATTCAGGGGATTATGACTTTTACCTCAAGGCCCGGGAAGAGGAGGAGCGCGCCCTCGAGGCCAAGGCCCGTAACCAGGAGCAGAAGGTCAAGGAAGCCCAGCGGTTCATCGAGCGCTTCCAGGCGAAGGCCTCCAAGGCGCGACAGGCCCAGAGCAAGCTGAAGCTCGTCCAAAAGATGGAGATCGTCAAGACGCACAAACGGACGAAGACCATCCACTTCACGTTCCCAGCCCCGCCGCAGAGCGGCAGGGAGGTCCTGCGGATCGAGGGGCTTTCGAAGCGCTTCGGCCCCAAGACCCTTTACCGGGATGTCAATCTCAGGGTGATGCGGGGCGAGCGCATCGCGGTGATCGGCCCGAACGGCTGCGGGAAGACCACGCTCCTCAAGATGATCGCCGGGGAACTTCCGCCCGACGAGGGCGGCATCGCCCTCGGCCACAATGTGGAGATGGGCTACTTCGCCCAGCACCACTCCGACACCCTGGACCCGCGCAAGTCCGTTCTCGAGGAGGTCTACACGGTCGTGCCGCATGAAACCGTGTCGTTCGTCCGGAACGTCTGCGGGGCCTTCCTCTTTTCCGGCTCGGACGTGGACAAGCCGATCGAGGTCCTCTCGGGGGGCGAGCGGGCGCGGGTGGCCCTGGCGAAGCTCCTGGTCAAGCCCGGGAACCTGATGGTGATGGACGAGCCGAGCAACCACCTGGACATCACGTCGTCCGAGAAGCTGATCGACGCGTTGAGCGGCTACCAGGGGACCCTCCTGTTCGTCTCGCACAACCAGTCCTTCGTGAACCGCCTGGCCACGAAGATCTGGGACGTGGGGCCGCAGGGTGTCGAGGAGTATCCGGGGAACCTGACGGAATATTACGAGCACCTGGAACGGCTCGAAAAAGCGGCGCAGACGTCGGGGTCGGCCGCTGCGGCGGCGCCTCAAAATGGAGCGCCTGCGACGCTTCAAGCCCCCGAACCCTCCAACGGGCGCGCCCGCCCGAATCGGAAGGATCTCAAACGTGAACGGGCCGAACGGCGTCGGGTGATCTCCGAAAAACTTCGCCCGATCGAAACAGACCTTGCCAGGATTGAAACCCGTATCACCGAGCTCGAGGCCCTGCAGGCGGATGCCGAAAAAAGGCTTGCGGATCCGGAGGTTTTCAAGGATAAGATTGAAGGGGTCAGGCTGCTGACCCAATACAACCAGGCCAGGAGGGACTTGGCCGATCTGCTTGAACGCTGGGAGGCACGGCAGGAGGAGCTCGAGTCCGCGAAGGCCGAATTAGGAGTGCTGGAAGAGGCATGA
- a CDS encoding hypothetical protein (Evidence 5 : Unknown function), with translation MHLPGYGPKTVFSANPVVNPDLPLCRNPRVAFAQALDYRDIGQAGTSGEPVGLGMPSVWRSILVPEQ, from the coding sequence ATGCACTTGCCTGGTTACGGTCCGAAAACGGTCTTTTCAGCCAATCCCGTTGTCAATCCGGATCTTCCGTTGTGTCGCAATCCACGGGTGGCTTTCGCGCAAGCGCTTGATTACCGCGATATTGGCCAAGCCGGGACCAGCGGTGAACCGGTGGGACTGGGCATGCCCAGTGTATGGCGAAGCATCCTCGTTCCTGAACAGTAA
- a CDS encoding hypothetical protein (Evidence 5 : Unknown function) translates to MYRTETLAQAEVKNSSSMPGDAKEGGTRGYRLASDASMHLFQCTARRKQVNGLMWKALSVLSGRFVRTLRTWYYAPGSENVGEGFGKIQGFGRLFRAGACTRLALCRKPEGLGP, encoded by the coding sequence TTGTATAGAACCGAAACCCTGGCGCAGGCGGAGGTGAAAAACTCTTCTTCTATGCCTGGGGATGCGAAAGAAGGTGGTACGCGGGGATACCGCCTGGCATCTGATGCATCGATGCATCTTTTTCAGTGCACGGCTCGGCGCAAACAGGTAAACGGCCTGATGTGGAAGGCACTCTCGGTTCTTAGCGGACGGTTTGTTCGCACCCTTAGAACTTGGTATTATGCTCCTGGTTCCGAAAACGTGGGCGAGGGGTTTGGTAAGATACAGGGGTTCGGCCGCCTGTTTCGAGCAGGGGCATGCACGAGGCTGGCCTTGTGCAGAAAGCCAGAAGGCCTTGGTCCGTAA
- a CDS encoding ComF family protein — protein MNPFEALVRMIYPPKCVVCGAFIEDEKPPADRPYPLFCRSCLARWEPLSSPVCTCCGLPFSGPRQNDHLCGECTRKPPCFDALRAPFIYGETLTKAVHAFKYRGQEHLAKPFGRLLADYAARWLEASPPLLVMPVPLHPRRLRERGFNQSLLLARPVAKRLQADLDFLALTRVRYTQTQTGLGHADRRENVHEAFFLKRPASVKGRDVLLVDDVATTGNTLNECARILKKAGAWSVKALTLARAV, from the coding sequence GTGAACCCCTTCGAAGCCCTCGTCCGCATGATCTACCCGCCGAAGTGCGTGGTCTGCGGCGCCTTCATCGAGGATGAAAAACCGCCCGCCGACCGCCCGTATCCGCTTTTTTGCCGGTCGTGCCTCGCCCGGTGGGAGCCCCTTTCATCCCCCGTCTGCACCTGCTGCGGCCTGCCGTTTTCCGGCCCTCGCCAGAATGATCACCTCTGCGGGGAGTGCACGCGGAAACCGCCCTGTTTCGATGCGCTTCGCGCCCCGTTCATTTACGGGGAGACCCTCACGAAGGCCGTCCATGCCTTCAAGTACCGGGGGCAGGAGCACTTGGCGAAGCCCTTCGGACGGCTCCTCGCCGACTACGCTGCCCGGTGGCTCGAAGCGTCGCCGCCCCTCCTCGTGATGCCTGTTCCGCTTCACCCCCGTCGCCTTCGCGAGAGGGGCTTCAACCAGAGCCTTTTGCTCGCCCGCCCTGTCGCGAAACGCCTTCAGGCGGATCTGGACTTCCTGGCCCTCACCAGGGTAAGATACACCCAGACGCAAACGGGCCTGGGCCACGCCGACCGGCGCGAAAATGTCCACGAGGCCTTTTTCCTTAAACGCCCCGCCTCCGTGAAGGGCCGGGACGTCCTCCTGGTGGATGATGTCGCCACCACCGGCAACACTTTGAACGAGTGCGCGCGGATCCTGAAGAAGGCCGGCGCCTGGAGCGTCAAGGCCCTGACCCTTGCCAGGGCCGTGTGA
- a CDS encoding Bifunctional protein RfaE, domain II: protein MAKPHTPEIPYLTKIVTLPAAQATIRRLKADARRVVFTNGCFDLLHPGHTRYLSEARRLGGHLIVAVNSDHSVRALKGPTRPILPQDVRAELLAALASVDQVVIFDEPTPFQLIQALLPDILVKGGDWAENAIVGADLVKAAGGRVVRIPFQTGFSTTSLIEEILRRHIPQEK from the coding sequence ATGGCAAAACCGCACACCCCGGAAATTCCCTACCTCACAAAGATCGTCACGCTCCCCGCGGCACAGGCGACGATCCGAAGGCTGAAAGCCGATGCCCGGCGTGTGGTCTTCACCAACGGCTGCTTCGACCTCCTCCATCCGGGCCACACCCGCTATCTCTCGGAGGCCCGCCGGCTGGGCGGTCACCTGATCGTGGCTGTCAACAGCGACCACTCTGTCCGCGCCCTCAAGGGCCCGACGCGGCCCATCCTCCCCCAGGACGTCCGCGCAGAACTGCTGGCCGCCCTCGCCTCCGTCGATCAGGTGGTGATCTTCGACGAGCCGACCCCTTTCCAGCTGATCCAGGCCCTGCTCCCCGACATCCTGGTCAAAGGCGGCGACTGGGCCGAAAATGCCATCGTCGGGGCCGACCTCGTAAAGGCCGCCGGCGGCCGCGTGGTGCGCATCCCCTTTCAGACCGGTTTTTCCACCACCTCCCTGATCGAAGAGATCCTCCGTCGGCACATCCCACAAGAAAAATAG
- a CDS encoding hypothetical protein (Evidence 5 : Unknown function), producing MKIGMGGVAPGRDQTKSPPRNHQYQPCNLSGKRIAIDNDAIEGVKRSGKRVDRVQDASDGSAAQAGSHDQRTCGQRSTIKPRCSG from the coding sequence TTGAAAATTGGGATGGGCGGCGTTGCGCCGGGCCGCGATCAAACAAAGTCCCCGCCACGCAACCACCAGTATCAGCCTTGCAATCTGAGCGGAAAACGGATCGCTATCGATAATGACGCTATCGAAGGTGTTAAACGCTCCGGCAAACGGGTTGATCGCGTCCAGGATGCGTCCGACGGCAGTGCCGCGCAGGCCGGATCCCATGACCAGAGGACTTGCGGCCAGAGGTCTACTATCAAACCCCGCTGCTCAGGCTGA
- a CDS encoding exported hypothetical protein (Evidence 5 : Unknown function), whose protein sequence is MRIVKFLMCTITILAALGCTNVYQIPPSLAPDQRAQLSNSPYSQLVIGIDVVPCTYSEQYLPEYIANQFKMLLINSKLFKEVGFTSEIQNPPDLIVKLHSSSHRPMCATGEACAMIMTLGLIPLKGSDNIRYDYTIYNPSSSNNIDLDFTYIQKSYFGLSTILMSMSSNWSSFPEEKRNYELFAYELVSRKNEILDLLNGTKFD, encoded by the coding sequence ATGAGGATTGTAAAATTTTTGATGTGTACTATCACTATTCTGGCTGCCTTAGGCTGTACAAATGTATACCAAATCCCTCCATCCTTGGCACCGGATCAGCGTGCGCAACTTTCCAATTCACCATATTCACAACTTGTAATCGGTATAGATGTCGTTCCTTGCACTTATAGTGAACAGTACTTGCCTGAATATATAGCTAATCAATTCAAAATGCTGCTTATTAATAGCAAACTTTTCAAAGAAGTTGGGTTTACCAGCGAAATACAAAATCCACCAGATCTTATTGTAAAACTACACTCGAGTTCACATCGACCTATGTGTGCTACGGGTGAAGCATGCGCCATGATCATGACACTTGGTCTCATACCACTCAAAGGCAGTGATAATATAAGATACGATTATACAATTTATAACCCGAGCAGTTCAAATAATATTGACCTTGATTTCACCTACATTCAAAAATCTTACTTTGGACTATCCACTATCCTAATGAGTATGTCATCCAATTGGTCTTCATTTCCCGAAGAGAAACGTAACTATGAGTTATTTGCCTATGAATTGGTTTCAAGGAAAAACGAAATTTTAGATTTGCTCAATGGCACAAAATTTGACTGA
- a CDS encoding General substrate transporters — protein sequence MSTNTPFKLIPVGIWALGLVSMFMDISSEMIHSLLPLFLVGTLGASTFTVGLIEGVAESTALIVKVFSGTLSDYLGKRKALAVVGYALGALTKPLFAIAPSAAIVLAARLLDRVGKGVRGAPRDALVADLASPAMRGAAFGLRQSLDTVGALLGPLLAVALMLLWANDFRAVFWVALVPGILAVALLAFGVREPERHIGEKRTNPIRRDNLRRLSGAYWWVVGIGAVFNLARFSEAFLVLRAQGGGIPIAYVPMVMAGMNLVYSGSAYPFGRLSDRMNHDTLMSLGLIVLVAADLVLATNDHWVTVAIGVSLWGLHMGMTQGLLATMVADAAPVDLRGTAFGFFSLVSGSAMLVASAAAGLLWDRFGASFTFYAGAIFAASALIGLVLKSWRQRPFSEGSR from the coding sequence ATGAGCACAAACACCCCGTTTAAACTTATCCCGGTAGGCATTTGGGCTCTCGGCCTGGTGAGCATGTTCATGGACATATCGTCCGAGATGATCCACAGCCTGCTTCCCCTGTTTCTGGTCGGCACCTTGGGAGCGAGCACGTTCACCGTCGGTCTGATCGAAGGAGTGGCTGAGTCCACAGCTCTCATCGTCAAAGTGTTTTCCGGGACCCTCAGCGACTATCTGGGTAAACGCAAGGCACTGGCCGTTGTCGGCTATGCCTTGGGAGCGCTGACCAAGCCACTGTTTGCCATCGCGCCATCCGCCGCCATCGTTTTGGCGGCCCGCCTGCTGGATCGCGTGGGGAAAGGGGTGCGGGGCGCGCCCCGCGATGCACTGGTGGCCGACCTGGCTTCTCCCGCGATGCGCGGCGCGGCATTCGGCTTGCGTCAATCCCTCGACACGGTCGGGGCGCTCCTTGGCCCACTGCTGGCGGTTGCTTTGATGCTGCTCTGGGCCAACGACTTCCGTGCTGTATTTTGGGTTGCCCTTGTCCCTGGCATACTCGCTGTTGCCTTGCTGGCGTTCGGCGTGCGCGAGCCGGAGCGGCACATTGGTGAAAAACGCACCAATCCTATTCGCCGCGACAATCTCAGGCGACTGAGCGGCGCGTACTGGTGGGTCGTCGGCATCGGCGCGGTCTTCAACTTGGCGCGATTCAGTGAAGCATTCCTTGTGCTCCGCGCCCAGGGAGGAGGGATTCCGATCGCCTACGTCCCCATGGTGATGGCTGGCATGAACCTGGTCTATTCAGGATCGGCCTATCCCTTCGGCAGGCTCTCGGATCGAATGAACCACGACACGTTGATGTCGTTGGGCTTGATAGTCTTGGTCGCTGCTGATCTGGTTTTGGCAACAAACGATCACTGGGTAACCGTTGCTATTGGGGTGTCTTTGTGGGGGCTTCACATGGGGATGACCCAAGGCTTGCTTGCGACAATGGTCGCCGACGCAGCGCCTGTGGATCTACGCGGTACAGCCTTTGGCTTTTTTAGCCTGGTGAGCGGCAGCGCCATGTTGGTGGCCAGTGCAGCAGCGGGGCTACTGTGGGATCGCTTCGGCGCATCCTTCACCTTCTATGCGGGGGCGATCTTCGCGGCATCGGCGTTGATAGGGCTTGTCCTCAAGTCGTGGCGGCAGCGACCATTTTCCGAGGGGTCCAGATGA